In Streptomyces thermolilacinus SPC6, a single genomic region encodes these proteins:
- a CDS encoding glutamate ABC transporter substrate-binding protein, translated as MDERGERRRGRGAVHTLGVACLLTAAAVLVPLGHGPGSDPAGRSDTAPVRVRPVGAEAGTGPLRARPAAAEAGAEAAAEAGAEAAAARGGASGGVAAAAGRRAAGEAAEECADPEASLPPSAGDGPTIDAIKARGKLVVGVDQNSYRWGYRNPAKGTLEGFDIDLARAIATDILGSPDAVILRAVPTNQRIAALESGKVDLVVRTMTINCARARQVAFSTAYFATGQQVLAPKDSTVTGYNASLTGKRVCSAEGSTAYEALERESYGAVYRDEHDGTPRDADRYTVPNQLDCLVRLQAGEVDAVVTDSALAAGQAAQDTAVELKGSPFTTEYYGVAARLGHDDLVRRVNHVLVAYRAGPWIRAYEKWLKADLPGMSGPPAPKYRTNPSP; from the coding sequence ATGGACGAGCGTGGAGAGCGGCGGCGGGGCCGGGGCGCGGTCCACACCCTGGGCGTCGCCTGTCTGCTGACGGCGGCCGCGGTCCTCGTACCGCTGGGGCACGGCCCTGGCAGCGACCCCGCCGGTCGGTCGGACACGGCCCCGGTGCGGGTGCGGCCCGTCGGGGCGGAAGCGGGGACGGGCCCGCTGCGGGCGCGGCCCGCAGCAGCCGAAGCCGGGGCCGAAGCAGCGGCGGAAGCCGGGGCGGAGGCGGCGGCCGCGCGGGGCGGGGCGTCCGGCGGTGTCGCGGCGGCTGCCGGGAGGAGGGCGGCCGGGGAGGCAGCGGAAGAGTGCGCGGACCCGGAGGCGTCGCTGCCGCCGTCCGCCGGGGACGGGCCGACGATCGACGCGATCAAGGCGCGCGGGAAGCTGGTCGTCGGCGTGGACCAGAACAGCTACCGCTGGGGTTACCGGAATCCCGCCAAGGGCACCCTGGAGGGCTTCGACATCGACCTCGCGCGGGCCATCGCCACGGACATCCTGGGCAGCCCCGACGCGGTGATCCTCCGGGCGGTGCCGACCAACCAGCGCATCGCCGCGCTGGAGAGCGGCAAGGTGGACCTGGTGGTGCGGACGATGACGATCAACTGCGCCCGGGCCCGGCAGGTCGCGTTCTCCACCGCCTACTTCGCGACGGGCCAGCAGGTCCTCGCGCCCAAGGACTCCACGGTCACCGGGTACAACGCGTCCCTGACCGGGAAGCGGGTCTGCTCCGCCGAGGGCTCCACGGCGTACGAGGCACTGGAGCGGGAGTCGTACGGCGCCGTGTACCGCGACGAGCACGACGGCACCCCGCGCGACGCCGACCGGTACACGGTTCCCAACCAGCTGGACTGCCTGGTGCGGCTCCAGGCGGGCGAGGTGGACGCGGTCGTCACCGACAGCGCCCTCGCCGCCGGCCAGGCCGCGCAGGACACGGCGGTGGAGCTGAAGGGCTCCCCGTTCACGACGGAGTACTACGGCGTGGCCGCCAGGCTGGGCCACGACGACCTGGTGCGCCGCGTCAACCACGTGCTGGTGGCGTACCGTGCCGGGCCGTGGATACGCGCGTACGAGAAGTGGCTCAAGGCGGACCTGCCCGGCATGTCCGGGCCGCCCGCGCCCAAGTACCGGACGAATCCGTCCCCATGA
- a CDS encoding serine/threonine-protein kinase — MRKCQRPHCGGAYEDVGGGELYCDTCGMAPVVAPDGAVSSPPTGIAGGGPPRGAAGGGVPGAGASAGGGVPGAGVSAGAGSPGAGVSPSGRSARSAGRSSRSARSARSARSAGRSSRSAASRRSVSGRLSQGLSGPVTARSVSVRSSGASSGRSARGRLGAGLVTVPAVPRPDPRSAVMERPEVPERRRFCSRSDCGAPVGRARGDRPGRTEGFCTRCGHPYSFVPKLRAGDVVHGQYEVAGCLAHGGLGWIYLAVDRAVSDRWVVLKGLLDTGDQDAMAAAISERRFLAEIEHANIVRIYNFVEHLDQRTGSLDGYIVMEYVGGKSLKDIANGRRGPDGRRDPLPVEQACAYGIEALEALGHLHSRNLLYCDFKVDNAIQSEDQLKLIDMGAVRRMGDQESAVYGTVGYQAPEVAEVGPSVASDLYTVARTLAVLTFDFQGYANVYADSLPEPEHIEVFRRYESFYRLLVRATDPDPVRRFASAQEMADQLTGVLREVVALQTGAPRPALSTLFGPEQRVADTTLFAEPGGEVSRLGLRPARARRGKGTRAGAATAGAEQAPDGGSAPVGRTSAVDGSAPVGGASAAGGGGVGAGPLLAVLDVRGAALALPVPLVDPDDPNAAFLAGLMAPGPAEVAAALRAAPAESPELRLRELRALLELGDAEGAVRVLEALERSHPDDWRVVWYRGVASLATGDHATAAVAFDAVYDAFPGEPAAKLALALCAEALGQLDNAAEYYRLVWTTDPSHVGAAFGLARVRLAAGDRDAAVRTLESVPESSIHYTAARVAAVRARLRRRDPGEPLRDDLHAAAREVAALDALGLDPVRRERLSAEVLGLALDWWLSGRPGGLSPDHTLLGSELHERGLRFGLERSYRVLARLAQRGEERIELVERANRFRPRTWV, encoded by the coding sequence ATGAGGAAGTGCCAGCGGCCGCACTGCGGCGGCGCGTACGAGGACGTGGGCGGCGGCGAGCTGTACTGCGACACGTGCGGCATGGCCCCCGTCGTCGCCCCGGACGGCGCGGTGTCGTCCCCGCCGACAGGCATCGCTGGCGGCGGGCCGCCCAGGGGCGCGGCGGGCGGCGGGGTGCCGGGCGCCGGGGCGTCGGCGGGCGGCGGGGTGCCGGGGGCTGGGGTTTCGGCGGGGGCCGGATCCCCGGGGGCCGGGGTGTCGCCGTCGGGGCGTTCGGCGCGCTCGGCGGGACGGTCGTCGCGTTCGGCGCGCTCGGCGCGCTCGGCGCGCTCGGCGGGACGGTCGTCGCGTTCGGCGGCGTCGCGCCGGTCGGTGTCGGGGCGGCTGTCGCAGGGGCTTTCGGGCCCGGTGACGGCGCGGTCCGTCTCGGTGCGCAGCTCCGGCGCGTCCAGCGGGCGTTCGGCGCGCGGGCGGCTGGGCGCGGGCCTGGTGACGGTACCGGCGGTGCCGAGGCCCGATCCGCGTTCGGCGGTCATGGAGCGGCCGGAGGTGCCCGAGCGGCGCCGGTTCTGCTCCCGGTCCGACTGCGGCGCGCCGGTCGGCCGGGCGCGCGGTGACCGGCCGGGCCGTACGGAGGGGTTCTGCACGCGGTGCGGACACCCGTACTCGTTCGTGCCGAAGCTGCGGGCGGGCGACGTGGTGCACGGCCAGTACGAGGTGGCGGGCTGCCTCGCGCACGGCGGGCTCGGCTGGATCTACCTGGCCGTGGACCGGGCCGTCTCCGACCGCTGGGTGGTCCTCAAGGGTTTGCTGGACACGGGCGACCAGGACGCGATGGCGGCGGCGATCTCCGAGCGGCGGTTCCTCGCCGAGATCGAGCACGCCAACATCGTCCGCATCTACAACTTCGTGGAGCACCTGGACCAGCGGACGGGTTCGCTGGACGGGTACATCGTCATGGAGTACGTCGGCGGCAAGTCCCTGAAGGACATCGCGAACGGGCGGCGCGGCCCCGACGGGCGGCGCGACCCGCTGCCGGTCGAGCAGGCGTGCGCGTACGGCATCGAGGCGCTGGAGGCACTGGGCCATCTGCACAGCCGTAACCTGCTGTACTGCGACTTCAAGGTCGACAACGCCATCCAGAGCGAGGACCAGCTGAAGCTGATCGACATGGGCGCGGTGCGGCGGATGGGCGACCAGGAGTCCGCCGTCTACGGCACGGTCGGCTACCAGGCGCCCGAGGTCGCGGAGGTGGGCCCGTCGGTCGCGTCGGACCTGTACACGGTGGCGCGGACGCTGGCGGTGCTGACGTTCGACTTCCAGGGCTACGCGAACGTGTACGCCGACTCGCTGCCGGAGCCCGAGCACATCGAGGTGTTCCGGCGGTACGAGTCGTTCTACCGGCTGCTGGTGCGGGCGACGGACCCGGACCCGGTGCGGCGGTTCGCGTCGGCGCAGGAGATGGCGGACCAGCTGACGGGCGTCCTGCGGGAGGTCGTCGCCCTCCAGACGGGCGCGCCGAGACCGGCGCTCTCGACGCTGTTCGGGCCCGAGCAGCGGGTGGCGGACACGACCCTGTTCGCCGAGCCGGGCGGTGAGGTGTCCCGCCTGGGCCTGCGCCCTGCGCGTGCGCGGCGCGGCAAGGGCACGCGGGCGGGGGCCGCCACCGCTGGTGCGGAGCAGGCGCCGGATGGCGGGAGCGCGCCGGTCGGCAGGACCTCGGCGGTCGATGGGAGCGCACCGGTCGGCGGGGCCTCGGCGGCCGGGGGTGGGGGCGTGGGGGCCGGGCCGCTGCTCGCCGTGCTGGACGTGCGGGGGGCGGCACTCGCGCTGCCCGTGCCGCTGGTCGATCCGGACGACCCGAACGCCGCGTTCCTGGCCGGGCTCATGGCGCCGGGCCCGGCGGAGGTGGCCGCCGCCCTGCGCGCCGCCCCTGCCGAGTCGCCCGAGCTGCGCCTGCGGGAGCTGCGCGCCCTGCTGGAACTGGGCGACGCGGAAGGCGCCGTACGGGTGCTGGAGGCGCTGGAGCGGTCGCACCCGGACGACTGGCGGGTCGTCTGGTACCGGGGCGTCGCGTCCCTGGCGACCGGTGACCACGCGACGGCGGCGGTGGCGTTCGACGCGGTGTACGACGCGTTCCCGGGCGAACCGGCTGCCAAGCTGGCGCTGGCGCTCTGCGCCGAGGCGCTGGGCCAGTTGGACAACGCCGCCGAGTACTACCGGCTCGTGTGGACGACGGACCCGAGCCATGTGGGCGCGGCGTTCGGCCTGGCCCGGGTGCGGCTGGCGGCGGGCGACCGGGACGCGGCGGTGCGTACGCTGGAGTCCGTGCCGGAGTCGTCGATCCACTACACCGCGGCGCGCGTCGCGGCGGTGCGGGCGCGGCTGCGTCGGCGGGACCCCGGGGAGCCGCTGCGGGACGACCTGCACGCGGCGGCCCGCGAGGTCGCTGCGCTCGACGCTTTGGGTCTCGACCCGGTGCGGCGCGAGCGGCTGTCGGCGGAGGTCCTGGGCCTGGCCCTGGACTGGTGGCTGTCGGGGCGGCCTGGCGGCCTGTCCCCGGACCACACGCTGCTCGGCAGCGAACTGCACGAGCGCGGGCTGCGGTTCGGCCTGGAACGCTCGTACCGGGTGCTCGCCCGGCTCGCCCAGCGGGGCGAGGAAAGGATCGAACTGGTGGAACGGGCCAACCGGTTCCGCCCCCGGACGTGGGTGTGA
- a CDS encoding FHA domain-containing protein, translated as MPTCPNGHQSGADDWCEVCGHRMAGAGAPAGAVPPPPPPPPPAPGYGQSGPAGGDPDATRQTELCPQCRTPREAMAPYCEECRWNFLTNTATSYTPISPPPPSKPGGGLNLPPGFTSAPRPPEPYEYQGSRPSQVNRPAEPLPPEPGTQSGPQGPRSGPQGPQGDRGFPSAPGQDSSPFGGPGPNRPQPPNPGQPPNQAQAPNPGQPPHPGQGPVPGQNAGPGAPSFGGRPGGPNGAPAPGPGAPGPHPGNPPFGPGAGAPTGQNPTGPRPDGPFAPGNAPSQAPGGPGGAPGHGVPPGQGPSGSRPGDQPGPGAGAPVQSAPAQSAPAQPAPGQAPPQAFRQPGAPGGDDWVLPPPSQAHPPQGAPHSRPHPPAQAQAPHAQPQAPRAPQPPQAPRPPQAQPPQAPQPPQGHPQPPTGQPQPGQPHQPGRPHAPTGQAQPPQAPAAPTGWAVVVRPDRDYFMAMMRRSGPEAASLNLPAYSPERRVELTGQQVTVGRRRQSTGESPDIDLSVPPEDPGVSHQHAMFVRQPDGSWAVMDQSSTNGTTMNGAEEPIQPYVPVPLQDGDRVHVGAWTTLTVVRG; from the coding sequence ATGCCGACCTGCCCGAACGGACACCAGTCGGGCGCCGACGACTGGTGCGAGGTCTGCGGCCACCGCATGGCCGGGGCGGGCGCGCCCGCGGGCGCCGTGCCGCCTCCTCCCCCGCCGCCCCCGCCCGCTCCCGGGTACGGCCAGTCCGGCCCCGCGGGCGGTGACCCGGACGCCACGCGGCAGACGGAGCTGTGCCCGCAGTGCCGTACGCCGCGCGAGGCGATGGCGCCGTACTGCGAGGAGTGCCGGTGGAACTTCCTGACGAACACGGCCACCTCGTACACGCCGATCTCCCCGCCGCCCCCGTCCAAGCCGGGCGGCGGGCTGAACCTGCCGCCCGGTTTCACGTCCGCGCCGCGCCCGCCGGAGCCGTACGAGTACCAGGGCTCCCGCCCGTCGCAGGTGAACCGCCCGGCGGAGCCCCTGCCGCCTGAGCCGGGCACGCAGTCCGGTCCGCAGGGGCCGCGGTCCGGTCCGCAGGGCCCGCAGGGCGACCGGGGCTTCCCGTCGGCTCCGGGCCAGGACTCGTCACCGTTCGGCGGCCCGGGCCCGAACCGCCCGCAGCCCCCGAACCCGGGCCAGCCCCCGAACCAGGCCCAGGCTCCGAACCCGGGCCAGCCCCCGCACCCCGGCCAGGGCCCCGTCCCCGGCCAGAACGCCGGGCCGGGCGCTCCCTCCTTCGGCGGCCGCCCGGGCGGCCCGAACGGTGCCCCCGCTCCTGGACCCGGCGCCCCGGGACCTCACCCGGGCAACCCGCCGTTCGGTCCCGGCGCGGGCGCCCCGACCGGTCAGAACCCCACGGGCCCCCGCCCGGACGGCCCGTTCGCACCCGGCAACGCACCGAGCCAGGCACCGGGCGGCCCAGGTGGCGCGCCCGGCCACGGCGTACCGCCCGGCCAGGGACCGTCCGGCAGCCGGCCCGGTGACCAGCCCGGACCCGGTGCCGGTGCGCCCGTCCAGTCCGCCCCCGCTCAGTCCGCCCCCGCCCAACCCGCGCCCGGCCAGGCGCCGCCGCAGGCATTCCGGCAGCCCGGCGCGCCCGGTGGTGACGACTGGGTGCTGCCGCCGCCGTCCCAGGCACACCCCCCGCAGGGTGCCCCGCACAGTCGGCCGCACCCACCGGCACAGGCCCAGGCCCCGCACGCCCAGCCGCAAGCACCGCGCGCGCCCCAGCCCCCGCAGGCCCCTCGGCCTCCGCAGGCGCAGCCACCCCAGGCGCCGCAGCCCCCGCAGGGCCACCCGCAGCCGCCCACCGGCCAGCCGCAGCCCGGCCAGCCCCACCAGCCCGGCCGGCCGCACGCCCCGACGGGACAGGCGCAGCCCCCGCAGGCGCCGGCCGCGCCCACCGGGTGGGCCGTCGTCGTGCGTCCCGACCGGGACTACTTCATGGCCATGATGCGGCGCAGCGGCCCCGAGGCGGCGAGCCTCAACCTGCCCGCGTACTCCCCGGAGCGCCGCGTGGAGCTGACCGGGCAGCAGGTGACGGTCGGCCGTCGACGGCAGTCGACGGGCGAGTCGCCGGACATCGACCTGTCGGTGCCGCCGGAGGACCCGGGGGTGTCGCACCAGCACGCCATGTTCGTGCGGCAGCCCGACGGCTCCTGGGCCGTGATGGACCAGAGCTCCACCAACGGCACGACCATGAACGGCGCCGAGGAGCCGATCCAGCCGTACGTGCCGGTACCGCTCCAGGACGGCGACCGGGTGCACGTGGGCGCCTGGACGACGCTCACCGTCGTACGCGGCTAA
- a CDS encoding PP2C family serine/threonine-protein phosphatase, giving the protein MSKTRQLSACPGCSEPPEPGDRFCGACGYDLSAVPEPSVDHPTVALTTPLPPPPAFAPPPNPAAPPAAAPPAAAPPAAAPPAAAPPAAAPPAPLAPAAPPAPTAPPVAPAPPAVPAYPAAAPVPPPAPSYGGHGAVPQAPGVPPAPAAPPPTLVDTPMDPAAHMPPAAPAVQAGPPAPPLAPTPPPVAASASGTPPEQPATPPEQHSSATRPVPEPPVRYDDRTGDFELAAPDPRLAPQATGPTHATAPTTPGETDAIAETGVTGCVACRAGRVSADGYCENCGHKQPQERDHMEREVGRAVAAVSDRGLRHHRNEDAFAVSDATLPDGSPAVVAIVCDGVSSASRPDDASAAAARAADASLRAGLPLGTNPQQAMHDAIVAASDAVNALADEPPGDGGAGSEHDAHRHRNAPACTVVGAVTANGLLVVGWVGDSRAYWVPDDRSAPAARLTEDDSWAAQMVAAGLMNEAEAYADERAHAITGWLGADAYELEPHTAVFRPDRPGVVVVCTDGLWNYAESADDMARVLPADAAEHPLHCARVLVGHALDGGGHDNVTVAVVPFAVPGPGREPGPVPGAAPA; this is encoded by the coding sequence ATGTCGAAGACGCGTCAACTGTCGGCCTGTCCCGGCTGCTCGGAGCCGCCGGAGCCGGGTGACCGGTTCTGCGGGGCGTGCGGGTACGACCTGTCGGCCGTACCGGAGCCCTCCGTGGACCACCCGACGGTCGCCCTGACCACCCCGCTCCCCCCGCCACCGGCCTTTGCCCCGCCTCCGAACCCCGCCGCGCCACCGGCCGCCGCGCCACCGGCCGCCGCGCCACCGGCCGCCGCGCCACCGGCCGCCGCGCCACCGGCCGCCGCGCCACCGGCGCCCCTGGCTCCCGCCGCGCCACCGGCCCCCACCGCGCCACCGGTTGCCCCGGCGCCCCCGGCCGTCCCCGCGTACCCGGCGGCCGCCCCGGTGCCGCCGCCCGCGCCCTCGTACGGCGGGCACGGCGCCGTACCACAGGCACCCGGCGTACCCCCGGCACCCGCCGCGCCGCCCCCCACCCTGGTGGACACACCCATGGACCCGGCCGCCCACATGCCGCCCGCCGCACCCGCCGTCCAAGCGGGCCCGCCCGCACCCCCGCTAGCACCCACACCCCCGCCCGTCGCCGCCTCGGCATCCGGCACGCCACCCGAGCAGCCCGCCACGCCACCCGAGCAGCACTCCTCGGCAACCAGGCCCGTGCCCGAGCCGCCCGTGCGGTACGACGACCGGACGGGCGACTTCGAGCTCGCCGCGCCCGACCCGCGCCTCGCCCCCCAGGCCACCGGCCCCACGCACGCCACCGCCCCCACCACCCCGGGCGAAACCGACGCAATCGCCGAAACCGGCGTAACCGGCTGCGTGGCCTGCCGGGCCGGGCGGGTCTCGGCGGACGGGTACTGCGAGAACTGCGGGCACAAGCAGCCACAGGAGCGGGATCACATGGAGCGCGAAGTGGGGCGTGCCGTCGCCGCCGTCAGCGACCGGGGGCTGCGGCACCACCGCAACGAGGACGCGTTCGCCGTGTCGGACGCCACGCTCCCCGACGGCTCCCCGGCCGTCGTCGCCATCGTCTGCGACGGTGTGTCCTCCGCGTCCCGCCCCGACGACGCCTCGGCCGCGGCCGCCCGCGCCGCCGACGCCTCCCTGCGGGCCGGCCTTCCCCTCGGTACGAACCCGCAGCAGGCGATGCACGACGCCATCGTCGCCGCGTCCGACGCCGTCAACGCGCTCGCGGATGAGCCGCCCGGCGACGGCGGCGCCGGTTCCGAGCACGACGCGCACCGCCACCGCAACGCTCCCGCCTGCACCGTCGTGGGCGCCGTCACCGCGAACGGCCTCCTCGTCGTCGGCTGGGTCGGCGACAGCCGCGCCTACTGGGTGCCCGACGACCGCTCCGCCCCGGCGGCCCGGCTCACCGAGGACGACTCGTGGGCCGCGCAGATGGTCGCCGCCGGGCTGATGAACGAGGCCGAGGCGTACGCGGACGAGCGCGCCCACGCCATCACCGGCTGGCTAGGCGCCGACGCGTACGAACTGGAGCCGCACACCGCCGTGTTCCGCCCTGACCGCCCCGGTGTGGTGGTGGTCTGCACGGACGGCCTGTGGAACTACGCCGAGTCCGCCGACGACATGGCCCGCGTCCTGCCCGCCGACGCGGCCGAGCACCCGCTGCACTGCGCGCGCGTCCTGGTCGGCCACGCCCTCGACGGCGGCGGCCACGACAACGTGACGGTGGCGGTGGTGCCGTTCGCCGTACCGGGGCCGGGGCGGGAGCCCGGACCCGTACCGGGGGCGGCACCGGCCTGA
- a CDS encoding vWA domain-containing protein, translated as MANFSKSSVPRFSVEVYQNAYLPEGGYEMNAIVTVTATGGGTTGGAPLPAVPAHHVPHQRAPTHDGPARDRPATTPGGPAHGGRAAPGEGGAPYDGATAASGPGTAAVVLMVDCSGSMEYPPTKMRHVRDATAAALDTLRDGVCFAVVAGTHVAREVYPGGGRLAVAGPGTRAEAKEALRHLTPGGGTAIGTWLRLAERLLAASGAAIRHGVLLTDGRNEHEAPHDLRAALETCAGRFTCDARGVGTDWEVREVAGIASALLGTADIVADPAGLAADFTRMMEHAMGKAVPDVALRLWAPVGAEVAFLRRVAPSVEDLTGRRTEAGPRAGDYPTGSWGDESRDYHLCVRVPPAGLGREMLAARVSLVLPDPAGGPLRVLAQGLVRAVWTADTAASAPIHPRVAHYTGQAELARAIQQGLQARKSGDLYGATARLGRAVQLAATSGNTDTTKLLSKVVDVVDAAAGTVRLKAKVADADEMTLETRSTKTVRVNRTHLKKP; from the coding sequence ATGGCGAACTTCTCAAAGTCCAGCGTGCCGCGGTTCTCGGTGGAGGTGTACCAGAACGCGTACCTGCCGGAGGGCGGGTACGAGATGAACGCCATCGTGACGGTCACGGCCACGGGCGGCGGAACGACCGGCGGCGCACCGCTGCCCGCCGTACCGGCCCACCACGTACCGCACCAGCGCGCCCCGACCCACGACGGCCCCGCGCGCGACCGCCCTGCGACGACGCCCGGCGGCCCGGCACACGGCGGCCGCGCGGCGCCCGGCGAAGGCGGGGCACCGTACGACGGCGCGACGGCCGCATCCGGTCCGGGGACCGCCGCCGTCGTGCTGATGGTGGACTGCTCCGGTTCGATGGAGTACCCGCCGACGAAGATGCGCCACGTTCGTGACGCCACGGCCGCCGCGCTGGACACGCTCCGCGACGGGGTGTGCTTCGCCGTCGTCGCCGGTACCCATGTGGCCCGTGAGGTGTACCCGGGCGGCGGCCGCCTCGCCGTCGCGGGTCCGGGGACGCGCGCGGAGGCGAAGGAGGCCCTACGGCACCTGACGCCCGGCGGCGGCACGGCCATCGGCACCTGGCTGCGGCTCGCGGAGCGGCTGCTCGCGGCCTCGGGCGCCGCGATCCGGCATGGCGTCCTCCTCACGGACGGGCGCAACGAACACGAGGCGCCGCACGACCTGCGCGCCGCGCTGGAGACCTGCGCGGGCCGGTTCACCTGCGACGCGCGGGGCGTCGGCACGGACTGGGAGGTGCGGGAGGTCGCCGGCATCGCCTCGGCGCTGCTGGGCACGGCCGACATCGTGGCCGATCCGGCGGGCCTCGCAGCGGACTTCACGCGGATGATGGAGCACGCGATGGGCAAGGCGGTCCCGGACGTCGCGCTGCGGCTGTGGGCACCCGTGGGCGCGGAGGTCGCCTTCCTGAGACGGGTCGCGCCGTCCGTGGAGGACCTGACGGGCCGCCGTACGGAGGCGGGGCCGCGCGCCGGGGACTACCCGACGGGATCGTGGGGCGACGAGTCCCGCGACTACCACCTGTGCGTGCGGGTGCCTCCGGCCGGCCTGGGCCGGGAGATGCTCGCCGCGCGTGTGTCCCTGGTGTTGCCCGATCCGGCCGGGGGGCCGCTCCGGGTCCTGGCGCAGGGGCTCGTACGGGCGGTGTGGACGGCCGACACGGCGGCGTCCGCGCCCATCCATCCGCGGGTCGCGCACTACACGGGTCAGGCGGAGCTGGCCCGGGCCATCCAGCAGGGGCTCCAGGCCCGCAAGTCGGGCGATCTGTACGGCGCGACGGCCAGGTTGGGGCGCGCGGTGCAGCTGGCGGCCACCTCGGGGAACACGGATACGACGAAACTCCTTTCGAAGGTGGTGGACGTCGTGGACGCGGCGGCGGGTACTGTGCGACTGAAGGCCAAGGTCGCGGACGCCGACGAGATGACGCTCGAGACCCGGTCCACGAAGACGGTTCGGGTGAACCGGACGCACTTGAAGAAGCCGTGA
- a CDS encoding IS630 family transposase, whose translation MEADAAGCGRPDPLLLNGSPALPVAAARPIVLTAAERHRLKKAARGHKTGYRARLRAQIVLRAARGRSNARIAVEVGVHVDTVRTWRGRIAELGLPGLADRQRPGRPATFTALQAAQVKALACQLPAEAGAPLSRWSCPELAREAVERGIAPFPSTSTVRRWLGQDALKPWQHRSWIFITDPDFRPKAERVLDLYARIWDGIPLGADEYVISADEKTSIQARCRCHPALAPGQARAMRVNHTYGRGGALAYLAAYDVRQATVFGYCEPTTGIAPFMALVVQVMRQEPCAGAKRVFRVVDNGSSHRGNAAADRLVAAFPNAVLVHTPVLASWLNQVEIFFSIVQREVVAPNDSPDLAQVGDRLRAFEDRYNATAQPFQWKFATSDLDDLLARLDRHTADHPEESSVALAA comes from the coding sequence GTGGAAGCGGATGCGGCAGGCTGCGGCCGTCCTGATCCACTTCTTCTGAACGGCTCGCCTGCCTTGCCTGTTGCTGCCGCGCGCCCGATAGTCCTGACCGCCGCCGAGCGGCACCGGTTGAAGAAGGCGGCCCGGGGCCATAAGACCGGTTACCGGGCCAGGCTGCGGGCGCAGATCGTCCTCCGGGCGGCTCGGGGTAGGTCCAACGCGCGGATCGCCGTTGAGGTGGGAGTGCACGTGGACACCGTGCGCACGTGGCGGGGCCGGATCGCCGAGCTGGGCCTGCCGGGCCTGGCCGACCGCCAGCGCCCGGGGCGGCCCGCCACTTTCACCGCGTTGCAAGCTGCGCAGGTCAAGGCGCTGGCCTGCCAGCTTCCGGCCGAGGCCGGCGCGCCGCTGTCGCGCTGGTCGTGCCCGGAGCTGGCCCGCGAGGCCGTCGAGCGTGGCATCGCGCCCTTCCCGTCGACGTCCACCGTGCGCCGCTGGCTCGGCCAGGACGCGCTCAAGCCCTGGCAGCACCGTTCGTGGATCTTCATCACCGACCCGGACTTCCGGCCCAAGGCCGAGCGCGTGCTGGACCTGTATGCCCGCATTTGGGACGGCATCCCGCTCGGCGCGGACGAGTACGTGATCAGCGCGGACGAGAAGACCTCCATCCAGGCCCGCTGTCGCTGCCATCCCGCCCTGGCACCAGGCCAGGCGAGAGCGATGCGGGTGAATCACACCTACGGGCGCGGCGGCGCGCTGGCCTACCTGGCCGCCTACGACGTCCGCCAGGCCACAGTGTTCGGCTACTGCGAGCCGACCACCGGCATAGCCCCGTTCATGGCCCTGGTCGTCCAGGTGATGCGCCAGGAGCCCTGCGCGGGCGCGAAGCGCGTGTTTCGGGTCGTCGACAACGGCTCCTCCCACCGCGGCAACGCCGCAGCGGACCGCCTTGTGGCCGCGTTCCCGAACGCCGTGCTGGTCCACACTCCTGTGCTTGCCTCCTGGTTGAACCAGGTGGAGATCTTCTTCTCCATCGTGCAGCGCGAAGTCGTGGCGCCCAACGACTCCCCCGACCTTGCCCAGGTCGGGGACCGGCTCCGAGCCTTCGAAGACCGCTACAACGCCACGGCACAGCCGTTCCAGTGGAAGTTCGCCACCTCCGACCTGGACGATCTGCTGGCCAGGCTCGACCGGCATACCGCCGATCACCCAGAGGAATCCTCCGTCGCGCTGGCAGCATGA